A window of the Mannheimia granulomatis genome harbors these coding sequences:
- a CDS encoding FAD-dependent oxidoreductase, producing the protein MKTELDMIVIGGGMVGASTALGLAQQGFNLALIEKNTLPTFIPDSAYDLRISAISQGSIQLLEKLGVWTQISALRSCPYTTLETWEIEGFNAAFSASELGLEKLGDMVENNLIQLALWEQLNTYPNYQQAVEFEQIFAKRENNRWLVTVDDKIFSAPIIIAADGANSKVRQWAGIGLTSWQYRQHCLLATITSEKHSPSTTWQQFLPSGPRAFLPLSNQNGCIVWYDSPQQIKYLNSLSPEKLTLEIQKHFPNRLTSELGQIKVQSSGSFPLTRQHARHYVQNGVVLVGDAAHTINPLAGQGVNLGFKDVKTLLEIFEQAVKKGENFADEAVLKRYEKIRKPDNLLMQTGMDLFYKAFKTELLPLKIARNLSLVLAEKITPIKKLALKYAIGI; encoded by the coding sequence ATGAAAACTGAATTAGATATGATTGTAATCGGTGGTGGCATGGTAGGGGCTTCCACTGCGTTAGGACTGGCACAGCAGGGCTTTAACTTAGCTTTGATTGAAAAAAATACACTCCCCACTTTCATACCCGATTCAGCTTATGACTTACGTATTTCTGCCATCAGTCAAGGCTCCATTCAACTGTTAGAAAAATTAGGCGTATGGACACAAATTTCGGCACTTAGAAGCTGCCCTTATACCACTTTGGAAACTTGGGAAATTGAGGGTTTTAACGCTGCTTTTTCTGCTTCTGAGCTAGGTTTGGAAAAATTGGGGGATATGGTAGAAAATAACCTCATTCAGCTTGCTTTATGGGAACAACTCAACACATATCCAAACTATCAACAAGCGGTCGAATTTGAACAAATTTTTGCAAAAAGAGAAAATAATCGTTGGCTTGTGACTGTCGATGATAAAATCTTTTCTGCACCGATTATCATTGCCGCAGACGGAGCAAATTCTAAAGTTCGCCAGTGGGCAGGCATTGGACTCACCAGCTGGCAATATCGTCAACACTGCTTACTTGCAACTATTACCAGCGAAAAACATTCTCCTTCTACCACCTGGCAACAATTTTTACCTTCCGGTCCGAGAGCTTTCCTACCACTCTCCAATCAAAACGGCTGCATTGTTTGGTATGATTCACCGCAACAAATTAAGTATTTAAACTCTCTTTCACCGGAAAAACTCACGCTTGAAATTCAGAAGCACTTCCCTAACCGCTTAACTAGCGAGCTTGGGCAGATTAAAGTACAGTCCTCAGGCTCATTTCCTCTCACACGCCAACACGCCCGACATTATGTACAAAATGGCGTAGTATTAGTAGGTGATGCTGCCCACACCATCAATCCACTTGCAGGACAAGGCGTGAATTTAGGCTTTAAGGATGTGAAAACCTTACTCGAAATTTTTGAACAAGCGGTTAAAAAAGGTGAAAATTTTGCAGATGAAGCTGTGTTAAAACGCTACGAAAAAATACGTAAGCCAGATAATCTGTTGATGCAAACAGGGATGGATCTCTTTTATAAAGCATTCAAAACCGAGCTTCTGCCGCTTAAAATAGCCCGTAATTTAAGTTTAGTATTAGCCGAAAAAATCACGCCGATCAAAAAGCTAGCCTTGAAATATGCTATCGGCATTTAG
- a CDS encoding YifB family Mg chelatase-like AAA ATPase: MTLAIVYSRASIGVEAPLVTIEVHISNGQPRLTIVGLPEATVKEAGDRVRSALINANFIYPPQRITINLAPADLPKEGGRFDLPIAIGILAASGQIDSDLLKQFEFLGELALTGHLRGVHGTIPAVISADKVKRQIILAKQNANEAALVSNATTYCAGSLLDVVNMLNKRDKLPICQQISQNSAENRPLVNRDLTDIIGQQHAKRALTIAAAGQHNLLFLGPPGTGKTMLASRLADLLPEMSDEEAIETASVTSLVQNELNFHNWKQRPFRAPHHSASMVALVGGGTIPKPGEISLAHNGILFLDELPEFERKVLDALRQPLEAGEIVISRANAKVQFPARFQLIAAMNPSPTGHYQGTHNRTSPQQVIRYLNRLSGPFLDRFDLSIEVPLLPQGALQSGSENRGETTEQVRKRVFLARKMQFQRAGKINSQLTTREIERDCKLSSQDALFLESALTKLGLSVRAYHRILKVSRTIADLAGEEQIQQIHLAEALGYRAMDRLLQRLQGEN; the protein is encoded by the coding sequence ATGACTTTAGCTATTGTTTACAGCCGTGCTTCTATCGGTGTAGAAGCCCCTCTTGTGACTATTGAGGTGCATATCAGTAATGGTCAGCCAAGATTAACTATTGTAGGCTTACCGGAAGCTACTGTTAAAGAAGCCGGTGATCGGGTTCGTAGTGCTTTAATCAATGCAAATTTTATCTATCCACCACAAAGGATTACGATTAACCTTGCGCCTGCTGATTTGCCAAAAGAAGGGGGGAGGTTTGATTTGCCGATTGCTATCGGTATTTTGGCGGCTTCCGGGCAGATAGATTCAGATTTGCTTAAACAGTTTGAATTTTTAGGCGAGCTCGCTTTAACCGGGCATTTGCGAGGTGTTCACGGTACCATACCTGCGGTTATTTCTGCTGATAAAGTAAAGCGCCAAATAATTTTAGCTAAGCAAAATGCGAATGAGGCAGCTCTGGTGTCAAATGCAACGACTTACTGTGCTGGATCATTGCTGGATGTAGTAAATATGTTAAATAAGCGCGATAAATTGCCTATTTGTCAGCAAATTTCGCAAAATTCTGCTGAAAATAGACCGCTTGTAAACCGAGATTTAACCGATATTATCGGGCAACAACATGCCAAAAGAGCCTTAACCATTGCAGCGGCAGGGCAACATAATTTATTGTTTCTTGGGCCTCCCGGAACAGGCAAGACGATGTTAGCAAGCCGTTTGGCAGATCTATTACCGGAAATGTCGGATGAAGAAGCGATAGAGACGGCTTCTGTCACCAGTCTGGTACAAAATGAGCTAAATTTTCATAACTGGAAGCAGAGGCCTTTTCGAGCTCCCCACCATAGTGCTTCAATGGTTGCGTTAGTGGGTGGAGGAACGATCCCCAAACCGGGTGAGATTTCACTTGCCCACAATGGCATTCTGTTTTTAGATGAATTGCCCGAGTTTGAACGCAAAGTGCTTGATGCTCTACGCCAGCCACTAGAGGCAGGTGAAATTGTGATTTCCAGAGCCAATGCTAAGGTGCAATTTCCGGCTCGCTTTCAACTTATTGCGGCGATGAATCCAAGCCCTACAGGGCATTATCAAGGAACTCATAATCGAACTTCTCCACAGCAGGTAATACGATATTTAAATCGCCTTTCAGGTCCGTTTTTAGATCGCTTCGACCTCTCGATTGAAGTGCCGCTATTACCTCAAGGGGCGTTGCAAAGTGGCTCGGAGAATAGGGGTGAAACCACAGAACAGGTCCGCAAGCGGGTGTTTTTAGCAAGAAAAATGCAGTTTCAGCGAGCAGGAAAAATTAATTCACAGCTCACCACCCGAGAAATTGAGCGAGATTGCAAGTTATCCTCACAAGATGCACTATTTTTAGAATCGGCTCTGACAAAATTAGGCTTATCGGTACGGGCTTATCATCGAATTTTAAAAGTATCACGTACCATTGCTGATTTAGCCGGTGAGGAGCAGATTCAGCAGATTCATCTGGCAGAAGCCTTAGGTTATCGGGCGATGGATAGATTATTGCAGCGGTTGCAAGGAGAGAATTAG
- a CDS encoding class I SAM-dependent methyltransferase, with translation MIQLINETDNQDKFQQICDKWQLVHQADSTLALVLTEERLELRKLDEPKLGAIAVNFVDGTMAHRRKFGGGRGEAVAKAVGIKGDYLPTVIDATAGLGRDAFVLAAVGCKVLLVERNPVVAALLEDGLNRAYQDAEIGSFMQECMILADVRNISQLDLKIQAADVVYLDPMYPHKQKSALVKKEMRVFQYLVGADLDSDDFFLPAKALAKKRVVVKRPDYAPFLADQKPDFSHTTKNHRFDVYLSHI, from the coding sequence ATGATCCAATTAATTAACGAAACGGATAATCAAGACAAATTCCAGCAAATTTGTGATAAATGGCAACTTGTTCATCAAGCTGACAGCACTCTTGCCTTGGTATTAACTGAGGAACGTCTGGAATTACGCAAGTTAGATGAGCCGAAATTAGGGGCGATAGCGGTTAATTTTGTTGATGGCACAATGGCTCACCGCCGTAAATTTGGTGGAGGGAGAGGTGAAGCGGTTGCCAAGGCTGTTGGTATTAAAGGAGATTATCTGCCAACTGTGATTGATGCCACGGCAGGTTTAGGAAGAGATGCTTTTGTGCTGGCGGCTGTGGGCTGTAAAGTATTATTGGTGGAGCGAAATCCGGTGGTTGCAGCATTATTGGAAGATGGCTTAAACCGAGCCTACCAAGATGCGGAAATTGGCAGTTTTATGCAAGAATGTATGATTTTGGCGGATGTTCGCAACATCTCGCAGCTTGATCTGAAGATTCAAGCCGCAGATGTTGTTTATTTGGATCCGATGTATCCTCATAAACAAAAAAGTGCTTTGGTGAAAAAAGAGATGCGGGTGTTTCAGTATTTAGTCGGAGCGGATTTAGATTCCGATGATTTTTTCCTACCGGCAAAAGCATTGGCAAAAAAACGAGTGGTGGTAAAACGTCCGGATTATGCTCCGTTTTTGGCGGATCAAAAACCGGATTTCTCACACACAACGAAAAATCATCGTTTTGATGTTTATCTTTCTCATATATAA
- the ftsN gene encoding cell division protein FtsN, with amino-acid sequence MPQRDYIARSNEKKSKKTKKESNVKKILMLIIGLILLCGIGLWFLKANAPTPTLPATTTQPNTQQSKSELPSRPEETWTYIRDLETRTVITDNSQTSQERLAQLTSQQKQQIEERRQQEEARLAQQAQTTEAASTNVTNGTETVPTTEALTEEELAAKKAEQELLAQKQAEEKRKQAELKKQQEAKKAEQAKLAEEKAKQQPAKIVAAAATPADKAANQAGKFGLQCGAFKNKAQAENMQARLAMAGFHARIATSADWNRVFVGPVGDRAATSRAQSNARSVAECVIVAM; translated from the coding sequence GTGCCACAACGTGATTATATTGCTCGTTCAAATGAGAAAAAGAGCAAAAAAACAAAAAAAGAGAGTAATGTGAAAAAAATCTTAATGCTGATTATCGGCTTGATTTTATTATGTGGCATCGGCTTATGGTTTTTAAAAGCAAATGCACCAACGCCTACTTTGCCGGCTACGACAACTCAGCCGAACACTCAGCAATCGAAAAGCGAGTTGCCGAGCCGTCCGGAAGAAACTTGGACCTATATTCGTGATTTAGAAACCAGAACAGTAATTACGGATAATAGCCAAACTTCACAAGAGCGTTTGGCTCAATTAACGTCTCAGCAAAAGCAACAAATTGAAGAAAGACGCCAGCAGGAAGAGGCTCGTTTAGCACAGCAGGCTCAAACGACTGAAGCAGCTTCAACCAATGTGACAAACGGCACGGAAACAGTGCCAACTACAGAAGCATTAACTGAAGAGGAGTTAGCTGCGAAAAAGGCGGAGCAAGAATTACTGGCTCAAAAACAAGCAGAAGAAAAACGCAAGCAAGCTGAATTGAAAAAACAGCAAGAAGCTAAGAAAGCAGAGCAAGCTAAGTTAGCGGAAGAAAAAGCGAAGCAGCAACCAGCTAAAATCGTCGCCGCTGCAGCAACTCCGGCGGACAAGGCTGCAAATCAGGCGGGTAAATTTGGATTACAATGCGGTGCTTTTAAAAATAAGGCTCAAGCTGAAAATATGCAAGCACGACTTGCTATGGCAGGATTTCATGCGAGAATTGCAACTAGTGCAGATTGGAACCGTGTTTTTGTGGGGCCTGTGGGCGACAGAGCTGCAACATCAAGAGCACAATCTAACGCGCGAAGCGTAGCAGAGTGTGTGATTGTCGCCATGTAA
- a CDS encoding OmpA family protein has protein sequence MNFDLNQLLQGPVRDLVLNQVTKQLGVTNEDGSSLLNKGLAMILGGMTQKASSTEGIGGLFDLIKNTNIHTNPLDMLTGEADINAGNLLELGKSILPNLFGERTDTVANHLANSTNTSPMAAKGILGMLLPLVFSFFKGKIANGLGLSGFANLLSEQTRSLSPYLDSSALGALGFANKSFDNVLSHVTKFGTTAAATGAAVKHTVSGSTEQAAKSSTNLSKWLIGGGVLLAALFGIKSCTEKANTTSTATPAAQTATTTAGESTKVSEGLGDLAWLKTDKDLTVSGTVQNESIKTNILDAFKGLAAGLPLVDKLVVDAKADQFSFTDFAGLANLFKDFPGVNGAFADKVFNLIGEVSSVEAKTSLVEKAKALLGSVFAVNADKVAVAEPEAEVISDMSLSKLDLDISFATGSSEIKPRYFRRLNALAQYIIENKRTGEVAGYTDNVGDAAANQKLSEQRANALRDYLIKQGVPAEALIAVGYGQENPIADNSTEEGRTKNRRIEFNVR, from the coding sequence ATGAATTTCGATTTAAATCAATTACTACAAGGCCCTGTACGTGATTTAGTCCTTAACCAAGTTACTAAACAACTTGGTGTAACAAATGAAGATGGTAGCAGCCTATTAAATAAAGGTTTAGCCATGATATTAGGTGGTATGACACAAAAAGCAAGCAGTACCGAAGGAATCGGTGGCTTATTTGACTTAATCAAAAACACCAATATTCACACTAATCCGTTAGATATGCTAACAGGTGAAGCAGATATCAACGCAGGCAACTTATTAGAGCTAGGGAAAAGTATTTTACCGAACCTATTTGGTGAGCGTACCGATACTGTTGCTAATCATCTTGCAAATAGCACGAATACTTCTCCGATGGCAGCAAAAGGCATCTTAGGTATGTTATTGCCATTAGTATTTTCTTTCTTTAAAGGAAAAATCGCAAATGGTCTAGGTTTAAGTGGTTTCGCAAACTTATTAAGTGAGCAAACCAGATCTCTTTCTCCGTACCTAGATAGCAGTGCATTAGGTGCTTTAGGTTTTGCAAATAAATCATTTGACAACGTATTAAGCCATGTTACCAAATTCGGGACCACGGCAGCAGCAACTGGTGCAGCCGTTAAACATACGGTCTCCGGAAGTACAGAACAAGCCGCAAAATCCTCTACCAATTTAAGCAAATGGTTAATCGGTGGTGGTGTACTTTTAGCAGCATTATTTGGAATTAAAAGCTGCACAGAAAAAGCCAATACAACTTCAACCGCCACACCGGCAGCTCAAACTGCTACTACAACAGCGGGCGAATCAACAAAAGTGTCGGAAGGTTTAGGTGATTTAGCGTGGTTAAAAACCGATAAAGATTTAACTGTATCGGGTACAGTGCAAAATGAAAGCATCAAAACAAATATCTTAGATGCATTCAAAGGATTAGCCGCGGGTTTACCTTTAGTGGATAAATTAGTAGTTGATGCTAAAGCTGATCAATTTAGCTTTACTGATTTTGCCGGCTTAGCAAACTTATTTAAAGATTTCCCGGGTGTAAACGGTGCTTTTGCGGATAAAGTATTTAACTTAATCGGTGAAGTATCAAGCGTGGAGGCTAAAACAAGCTTAGTAGAAAAAGCAAAAGCATTATTAGGTAGCGTATTTGCCGTTAATGCAGATAAAGTTGCAGTAGCAGAACCGGAGGCAGAAGTGATTTCAGATATGTCTTTATCTAAATTAGATTTAGACATTAGCTTTGCAACAGGTTCATCAGAAATTAAACCGCGTTACTTCCGCCGATTAAATGCGTTAGCACAGTACATTATTGAAAACAAACGCACAGGTGAAGTTGCAGGCTATACTGATAATGTAGGTGATGCAGCAGCTAACCAAAAATTATCGGAACAACGTGCAAATGCATTACGTGATTACTTAATCAAGCAAGGCGTTCCTGCAGAAGCATTAATCGCTGTAGGTTACGGCCAAGAAAATCCTATTGCAGATAATAGCACTGAGGAAGGCCGTACTAAAAACCGCCGTATTGAATTTAACGTACGTTAA
- the dctM gene encoding C4-dicarboxylate TRAP transporter large permease protein DctM, protein MTILVLFSLLFILMFLGVPIAISLGLSGAVTIMFFSQDSVSSLAIKLFETSEHYTLLAIPFFLLAGAFMTTGGVAKRLIDFANATVGHIRGGLAIAAVLSCMLFAALSGSSPATVAAVGSIAIAGMVRSGYPVGFGTGIICNAGTLGILIPPSVVMVVYAASTETSVGKLFMAGVVPGILLGVVLMVAIYIVARIKNLPAQPRATVREWFAAARKAIWGLLLMVIILGGIYSGIFTPTEAAAVAAVYSWFVAVFIYKDVKLRDCPKVLLESAKLSVMLMFIIANAMLFAHVLTTEQIPQLITETVVEWNLQPWTFLLVVNIVLLIAGAFMEPSAIILILAPILFPIAVQLGIDPIHLGIIMVVNMEIGLITPPIGLNLFVASAVSKMPLADVVKAAMPWLLILLSFLVLITYIPAISLALPNWIGIN, encoded by the coding sequence ATGACGATTTTAGTGCTGTTTAGCTTACTCTTTATTTTGATGTTCCTTGGTGTGCCGATTGCGATTTCGCTCGGTTTATCAGGAGCTGTTACCATTATGTTTTTCAGCCAAGACTCGGTGAGTTCGTTGGCGATTAAACTATTTGAAACCTCCGAACACTATACGCTACTGGCGATCCCGTTCTTCCTGCTTGCCGGTGCATTTATGACTACAGGTGGTGTGGCAAAACGTTTGATCGACTTTGCCAATGCAACTGTTGGACATATTCGTGGTGGTTTGGCGATTGCTGCCGTGCTTTCCTGTATGCTGTTCGCCGCCCTTTCAGGCTCAAGCCCGGCAACGGTTGCCGCAGTTGGTTCAATTGCGATTGCGGGCATGGTGCGTTCAGGTTATCCGGTTGGTTTTGGCACAGGGATTATCTGTAATGCCGGCACACTTGGGATCTTAATTCCGCCGTCTGTGGTCATGGTGGTTTACGCCGCGTCAACCGAAACCTCCGTTGGTAAACTGTTTATGGCAGGGGTTGTGCCGGGGATTTTACTCGGTGTGGTGTTAATGGTTGCAATCTATATTGTTGCTCGCATTAAAAATCTCCCAGCTCAACCACGTGCGACTGTTAGAGAATGGTTTGCCGCGGCTCGTAAAGCAATTTGGGGCTTGCTGTTAATGGTCATCATCTTAGGTGGTATTTACAGCGGTATCTTCACCCCAACCGAAGCAGCTGCGGTGGCTGCGGTCTATTCGTGGTTTGTGGCAGTCTTTATCTATAAAGACGTGAAGCTGCGTGACTGCCCGAAAGTGTTGTTAGAATCGGCAAAATTAAGTGTGATGTTAATGTTTATCATCGCTAACGCCATGTTATTTGCCCACGTTTTAACGACCGAGCAAATTCCACAGTTAATTACGGAAACCGTTGTAGAATGGAACTTACAGCCGTGGACGTTCCTGCTGGTGGTAAACATTGTGTTGCTGATTGCTGGTGCTTTTATGGAGCCGTCTGCGATTATCTTAATCCTTGCACCAATTTTATTCCCAATTGCAGTGCAATTAGGTATTGACCCAATTCATCTCGGGATCATTATGGTGGTGAATATGGAAATCGGCTTGATTACTCCACCAATTGGGTTGAATCTGTTTGTTGCATCAGCAGTCTCAAAAATGCCGTTGGCTGACGTAGTGAAAGCCGCAATGCCGTGGTTGCTGATTTTGCTTAGCTTCTTGGTGCTGATTACTTATATTCCAGCGATTTCGTTGGCATTGCCGAATTGGATTGGGATTAATTAA
- a CDS encoding M15 family metallopeptidase: MIQAVIFVEKIADILTGKTREHLVPLPNALSDKHSLQPEVVEAFLALQQAAKEAGFNLQPASTFRDFERQKLIWNAKFNGERKVHDDNGSAIEIAVLSDIEKCKAMLRWSAVPGASRHHWGTEIDIFDPDLLPENTPLLLEPWEYLEGGYFAELTKWLHANAARFGFYFPFDGTHTRVGFEPWHISYRPISAEYERLFTDEILKVAWQDEDVAGKECLLANFDELLK; this comes from the coding sequence CTGATACAAGCGGTCATTTTTGTGGAAAAAATTGCAGATATCTTAACGGGCAAAACCCGTGAGCATTTAGTGCCTTTGCCTAATGCCCTTTCAGATAAACATAGCCTTCAGCCTGAAGTAGTTGAAGCATTTTTGGCATTGCAACAGGCAGCAAAAGAGGCTGGTTTTAATCTTCAACCTGCCAGTACTTTCCGGGATTTTGAACGACAAAAGCTGATTTGGAACGCGAAATTTAATGGCGAACGTAAAGTCCATGATGATAATGGCAGCGCAATTGAAATAGCGGTGTTATCAGACATTGAAAAATGCAAAGCAATGTTGCGATGGTCTGCGGTGCCGGGGGCGAGCCGTCATCACTGGGGAACAGAAATTGATATTTTTGACCCGGATTTATTGCCGGAAAATACTCCGTTATTACTTGAACCTTGGGAATATTTAGAGGGCGGCTATTTTGCTGAATTGACCAAGTGGTTACACGCTAATGCGGCAAGATTTGGCTTTTATTTCCCATTTGACGGCACACACACACGTGTGGGCTTTGAACCGTGGCATATTAGCTATCGCCCGATTTCCGCAGAATATGAAAGGTTATTTACCGATGAAATCCTTAAAGTGGCGTGGCAAGATGAGGATGTAGCAGGAAAAGAATGTTTGCTTGCCAATTTTGATGAGTTATTAAAATGA
- the menH gene encoding 2-succinyl-6-hydroxy-2,4-cyclohexadiene-1-carboxylate synthase has translation MLSFQWHAEFGTPVVFLHGLLGSQQDWQALLSHLQNFTEIRPLTIDLPFHGLSEQINCTDFAELRTQLHTTFETVIGSEPFYLVGYSLGGRAALDYMLNIDNPNLVGTILEGTNIGLDSEANSQTRWQNDCRWANRFRQEPIENVLQDWYQQPVFADLTESDRATYIASRKHNQGIQIANMLEATSLAKQPNYAKQLNQTNKNIVFFIGEKDQKFRQMAETHQIPTQIISNVGHNTHRANPQEFVEKLIAFINNQ, from the coding sequence ATGCTCTCATTTCAATGGCACGCAGAATTCGGAACTCCTGTAGTATTTTTACACGGCTTACTCGGCTCTCAACAAGACTGGCAAGCCCTACTTTCGCATTTGCAAAATTTTACTGAAATTCGACCGCTTACTATCGACCTCCCTTTTCACGGCTTAAGCGAACAAATAAATTGCACCGATTTTGCCGAGCTACGTACTCAATTGCACACAACGTTTGAAACGGTAATAGGCTCAGAGCCCTTCTATTTAGTTGGCTATTCTTTAGGTGGACGAGCAGCCTTAGATTACATGTTAAACATAGACAATCCAAACTTAGTTGGTACAATTTTAGAAGGGACAAATATCGGCTTAGACTCTGAGGCTAATAGCCAAACTCGTTGGCAAAATGACTGCAGATGGGCGAACCGTTTTCGTCAAGAACCTATAGAAAATGTGCTACAAGATTGGTATCAACAACCTGTTTTTGCTGATTTAACTGAATCGGACCGAGCGACTTATATTGCTAGCCGAAAGCATAATCAAGGTATACAAATTGCCAATATGCTTGAAGCAACCAGCCTTGCGAAACAGCCAAACTACGCCAAGCAGCTAAACCAAACGAACAAAAATATCGTGTTTTTTATTGGAGAAAAAGATCAAAAATTCCGCCAAATGGCTGAAACACACCAGATCCCAACGCAAATTATTTCAAATGTGGGACATAATACACACCGAGCCAACCCACAGGAATTTGTCGAAAAATTGATAGCGTTTATAAATAACCAATAA
- the menD gene encoding 2-succinyl-5-enolpyruvyl-6-hydroxy-3-cyclohexene-1-carboxylic-acid synthase, producing the protein MNRSSFNRTWAKVILSALMRYGVKHFCIAPGSRSTPLTLEAVQLQQTQYAECHTHFDERGLGFYALGIAKATNSPVAIIVTSGTAVANLYPAVIEASLSHQKLIILSADRPMELIGCGVNQAIFQQGIFADYPVASINLPKANEAYNASWLVSTIEQACTTQTQQGGVLHINAPFEEPLYEADINEILNTPWLRPIQGWLNNSQTKWIDQQSIQSEVSMHENWDYWRTKRGVIIVGKLPPEQGTGLKTWAETMGWCLLSDVQSCIEASLPYADIWLSNDTVKQRLLQADIVIQFGTQLVSKRVNEFLKAFQGEYWVVDESQNYINPNAHHQTRFIAKAHHFLRVHPPLRQKPWLLEPLALSQFCATFIEQQVGGSLSEASLAHNIQDVLAVNGNLFIGNSLFVRLVDALCKLPEGYPVYTNRGASGIDGLIATMAGVAKGSDRPTVGVVGDISALHDLNSIALLTKITQPTILFVVNNSGGAMFDMLPVDNKAKDQYYRLAHNFEFAQVATMFGIEYIRPFTWADLKTKLKHAYARKGVTLVEIKVNEHDGSNMYKSLLKQISQAEIA; encoded by the coding sequence ATGAATAGAAGTTCTTTTAACCGCACTTGGGCAAAAGTAATTTTAAGTGCGTTAATGCGTTATGGTGTCAAACATTTCTGTATTGCCCCCGGCTCTCGCTCAACCCCTTTAACGCTTGAAGCAGTACAACTTCAACAAACACAATATGCTGAATGTCACACTCACTTTGACGAACGAGGATTAGGCTTTTATGCCCTAGGTATTGCTAAAGCAACCAATAGCCCGGTGGCGATTATCGTTACCTCAGGAACTGCGGTCGCCAATTTATATCCTGCAGTTATTGAAGCCAGCCTTAGTCATCAAAAATTAATTATTCTGTCTGCTGATCGTCCCATGGAATTAATCGGCTGTGGCGTTAACCAAGCTATTTTTCAACAAGGTATTTTTGCCGATTATCCGGTAGCAAGTATCAATTTACCTAAAGCTAACGAGGCTTATAATGCAAGTTGGTTGGTTTCAACGATTGAACAGGCTTGTACTACCCAAACACAACAGGGTGGTGTATTACATATCAATGCCCCGTTTGAAGAACCGCTGTATGAAGCAGACATTAACGAGATTCTTAATACGCCTTGGTTACGTCCGATTCAAGGTTGGTTAAATAATTCACAAACCAAATGGATTGACCAGCAAAGTATCCAAAGTGAAGTTTCTATGCACGAAAATTGGGATTACTGGCGTACAAAACGAGGGGTCATTATTGTTGGCAAACTGCCTCCTGAGCAAGGTACCGGCTTAAAAACTTGGGCGGAGACAATGGGCTGGTGCTTGCTAAGTGACGTGCAATCTTGTATTGAAGCAAGCCTACCTTACGCGGATATTTGGCTTTCAAATGACACAGTCAAACAGCGTTTACTACAAGCGGATATTGTTATTCAATTCGGTACACAGCTTGTCAGTAAACGAGTCAATGAATTTTTAAAAGCCTTCCAAGGTGAATATTGGGTAGTAGATGAATCGCAAAATTACATTAATCCAAATGCTCATCATCAAACACGCTTTATCGCCAAAGCACACCACTTTTTACGAGTGCATCCGCCACTTCGTCAAAAACCATGGTTACTTGAGCCATTAGCATTATCACAATTCTGTGCGACTTTTATTGAACAACAAGTAGGCGGCAGTTTAAGTGAGGCTTCACTGGCACACAATATTCAAGACGTGTTGGCGGTGAATGGTAACTTATTCATCGGCAACAGTTTATTTGTCCGTTTGGTTGATGCGCTATGTAAACTGCCTGAAGGCTATCCGGTTTACACTAACCGTGGTGCCAGCGGTATTGATGGTTTAATTGCGACCATGGCAGGTGTAGCGAAGGGAAGCGATCGACCAACTGTGGGTGTAGTTGGTGATATTTCCGCTCTACATGATCTTAATTCTATTGCTCTTTTAACTAAGATCACTCAACCAACTATCCTATTTGTGGTAAACAATAGCGGTGGAGCCATGTTTGATATGTTACCTGTTGATAACAAGGCAAAAGACCAATATTATCGTCTAGCCCACAACTTTGAGTTTGCACAGGTTGCAACCATGTTTGGCATTGAATATATCCGTCCGTTTACTTGGGCAGATTTAAAAACCAAACTCAAACATGCTTATGCTCGTAAAGGTGTTACCTTAGTTGAAATTAAGGTGAACGAACACGATGGCAGTAATATGTATAAATCGCTGCTAAAACAAATTTCACAGGCAGAAATTGCATAA